The following nucleotide sequence is from Paenibacillus odorifer.
GATTCCGGCTAACTGGCTGCCGGGCCACATCGGACTGATTTTTGCTTCAGGTGGGGAAGGGCTGCTGCGGGTGAACGGTGAATCGCGGCAAGGACTCGACCGCAATCATACCTTTGTGACCCTGACAGGCGATCCTTCTGGCCGTCCGTTGGAACTGGAAATCGAACTCTTCGATCCGGTCCCCGAGCCGGTGGACCCATTAAATCAACAGGCGGTGATCCAGCCGCCGATTCGGCTGATCCACAGCCAGCTGGTGCTGGTGAACAGACCTGTGCAGAGTCTAATGTACACGGCAGTAGTGATTCGCGATTCGGCAATTCTGCTGCCTGAGCAGGACCAGCGCCGTAACCGGATGCTGGAAGCTTTGTATGTGGCGATGGATGAATTCGTTGGCCTTACCACGCAGGAGATCCGCGATGGTGGTGAGATTACGCGAATCGAGCAGAAGCTGCGGGGCAGAGTCGGGGAGATCGGCGGTCATGCCGAAGGAACAATCCACATGGTGGGCCAGTCCCATATCGATATTGCTTGGCTGTGGCCTGCGCGCGAGACCGTGCGCAAGACTAGCCGGACGTTCTCGACGGTGAATGCCCTGATGGACGAATATCCTGACTATCAATATGCGCAGAGCCAGCCGCTGCTGTTCGAATATTTGAAAGACAATGACCCGGTACTCTATGAGAAGGTCAAGACGCGCATCCGTGAAGGACGCTGGGAACTGGTCGGTGGAATGTGGATCGAACCGGATCTGAACATTCCGAGCGGAGAATCGCTGATGCGGCAAATGCTGTATGGCCAACGCTTTTATCTGAAAGAGTTCGGGCGCACCTCGCAGATTGAGTGGCTGCCGGATACCTTCGGCTACTGCGCCTCTCTGCCGCAGATTCTGCAGCATGGTGGAATCAAATATTTTATGACCACCAAGCTGGGCTGGAATGACACTAATGTCTTCCCTTACGATCTGTTCCATTGGGTCGGCATTGACGGCACACCAATGTTGTCTTATCTGAATCACGGGGTTAATGAGAATACGCTGCCCAAAGATGTGCATGAACACTATCAGTCCTTCCGCGAAAAAGATAAACATAACGAGCAGATGCTGCTCTATGGGCATGGTGACGGCGGCGGCGGGGTCACGCGCGAGATGCTGGAATATATCCAGCGTGCCGAGCTAATGGTCGGCCAGCCGGAAAGCAAATACAGTAATGCCGCGGATTTTTTCGCGGGCATTACGCACAGTCAGCCGCAGCTGCCGCAGTGGCGGGGCGATCTGTATCTGGAGCTGCACCGCGGCACCTACACTACGCACGGCCGCAACAAGCGGAACAACCGCAAGGCGGAAGTGTTGTACCGTGAAGCGGAGCTGTGGCAGACACTAGCTTCGCCGCAGCTGGACACAGAGCAACGTGCCGTAGTTGCCGGGCAGCTGCATCAGGGCTGGAAGCTGATTTTGTTGAACCAGTTCCATGATATTATTCCGGGCTCGGCGATTACCGAAGCTTACGAGACCTCGGAGAAGGAATACGCAGAGGTGTTTGAGCTTGGTCGTGTTGCGCTTCAGCCGGGGCTTGCGGCATTGGCGGGGAACATTAACACATCAGGCGAGGGCACACCTTACATTGTTTTTAATAGTTTGGGTTGGACGCGTGATGCCGTGGTCGAACTTGCTCTCAGCGAAGAAGGAGCCGCCTGCGGAAACTTTGCGGTGTATGGCGAGGATAACGTACTGCTGGAAGCAGATGTCCTGACGGAGGAGGCAGCAGTTTCTGGTGTCTCGGTTCTCGTTCCGGAGATTCCAGCCTTTGGCTACAAAACGATCTGGATTCGTGATCTGTCTCAGAACACATCCGATGAAAGTCATGCAGAATCTGCCGCTGCTGAACATAATCAAACAGCTGTAGGAGCTGTTCCCTTCGGCGACCGTTGGGAGACGGACTATTATCGTAGTACCTTTAACGAGCGGGGAGAAATCACCAGTCTTTTTGATAAAAAAGGAAACCGGGAGATCGTAAAATCCGGTGAGCCGGCGAATCGCTTCCACTTTTTCCACGACCGTCCTACGCTTTGGGATGCCTGGGACATTGACAACCGTTATGAAGCCCAACCCGCCGGGGAGGCTGAACTTATAGAAAAGGCAGTGATCCGCACTGGTGCGTTGCAGGATATTTTGCGCTTCCGCTGGAAGCTGGGCCAATCCGAGATTACTCAGGATATGATTCTACATCACCATAATCCCCGGATTGATTTCCAGACGCATGTAAGCTGGAACGAAGCCCATAAGCTGCTTAAGGTAGGGTTTCCGATTGATGTTGTGGCGGATAAAGCGACTTACGAGATACCTTTTGGTGCGCTGGAACGTCCGACCCACCGCAACACCAGCTGGGAGCAGGCGCAATATGAGGTTTGCGGGCACCGTTTTGCCGATGTATCCGAACGTGGATATGGTGTCAGTCTGCTGAATGATTGCAAATACGGCTATGACATCCAAGGCAGCACCATTCGTTTGTCGCTCCTGCGCGCGCCGAAATGGCCGGATGCTACTGCGGATCTCGGCGAGCATGACTTCACCTATTCGCTATATCCGCACCGTGGGGATTGGCGGGAGGCTCATACTGTTCGCCGTGCAGCAGAGCTAAATCATGAGCTGTATACTTTTGCCGCTTCATCAACACAGGGGCAGTTGCCGCCAACGGGCTCATTTATCGGATTCTCCGGTGAGCATGTGGTGCTGGATACGATCAAGCCATCCGAGGATGGGCAGGGGACTGTTCTGCGTTTCTACGAATCCTCGGGAGGCCGCGAGCGGGTTCAGCTCAAATGGCAGCATCCGGTTCAGAGCGTCTACCTGTCCAATGCTCTGGAAGAGCAGCTGGAACTGATCGAACACACGGCTGGCGGTGAACTGGAACTTCACTTTGCCCCTTACGAGATCAAAACAATCTACATCAGAAGTTAAATAATCACATCACAGATGCAAAGGAGCATAACTCACTTGGAACAATTCCGATTACCCAAAATAGCAATGCCCCAGCTACCGCTGCCGCAGGCTGTACAAGAAGTGCTTGCCGAAGCAGAGGAGAAGCTGGCACATCGCCCGAAGCTGTTGCAGCTGTTCAAGAATTGTTTTCCGAATACGCTGG
It contains:
- a CDS encoding alpha-mannosidase; the protein is MERIKRFIRELSEQQWLEVEELRDWEIMSSVYQLPGQYDKLQPYKDGSNYDLFPSVQGTTYFFRRTLEIPANWLPGHIGLIFASGGEGLLRVNGESRQGLDRNHTFVTLTGDPSGRPLELEIELFDPVPEPVDPLNQQAVIQPPIRLIHSQLVLVNRPVQSLMYTAVVIRDSAILLPEQDQRRNRMLEALYVAMDEFVGLTTQEIRDGGEITRIEQKLRGRVGEIGGHAEGTIHMVGQSHIDIAWLWPARETVRKTSRTFSTVNALMDEYPDYQYAQSQPLLFEYLKDNDPVLYEKVKTRIREGRWELVGGMWIEPDLNIPSGESLMRQMLYGQRFYLKEFGRTSQIEWLPDTFGYCASLPQILQHGGIKYFMTTKLGWNDTNVFPYDLFHWVGIDGTPMLSYLNHGVNENTLPKDVHEHYQSFREKDKHNEQMLLYGHGDGGGGVTREMLEYIQRAELMVGQPESKYSNAADFFAGITHSQPQLPQWRGDLYLELHRGTYTTHGRNKRNNRKAEVLYREAELWQTLASPQLDTEQRAVVAGQLHQGWKLILLNQFHDIIPGSAITEAYETSEKEYAEVFELGRVALQPGLAALAGNINTSGEGTPYIVFNSLGWTRDAVVELALSEEGAACGNFAVYGEDNVLLEADVLTEEAAVSGVSVLVPEIPAFGYKTIWIRDLSQNTSDESHAESAAAEHNQTAVGAVPFGDRWETDYYRSTFNERGEITSLFDKKGNREIVKSGEPANRFHFFHDRPTLWDAWDIDNRYEAQPAGEAELIEKAVIRTGALQDILRFRWKLGQSEITQDMILHHHNPRIDFQTHVSWNEAHKLLKVGFPIDVVADKATYEIPFGALERPTHRNTSWEQAQYEVCGHRFADVSERGYGVSLLNDCKYGYDIQGSTIRLSLLRAPKWPDATADLGEHDFTYSLYPHRGDWREAHTVRRAAELNHELYTFAASSTQGQLPPTGSFIGFSGEHVVLDTIKPSEDGQGTVLRFYESSGGRERVQLKWQHPVQSVYLSNALEEQLELIEHTAGGELELHFAPYEIKTIYIRS